The nucleotide window GGGCGCGCGGCCTTCCTGCTGCGGCCCGTGCATGAACGGCTGCTGGCGGTGCTGAAGACCTCGCCCAAGCTGTTCGCCGACGAGACCACGGCGCCGGTGCTGGATCCTGGCCGGGGCCGGACCAAGACGGGGCAGCTCTTCGCCTATGCCCGCGACGACCGGCCCTGGGGCCGCGCGGATCCACCCGCCGTTGCCTATGTCTATGCCCCGGACCGCAAGGCCGAGCGGCCCGTCGCCCACCTCGACGGCTTCACCGGCATCCTGCAGGTCGATGGCTATGGCGGCTACAAAGCGCTGGCCGGCCGCAACACGGTGAAGCTGGCGTTCTGCTGGGCGCATGTGCGCCGCCGCTTCTACGAGCTCGCCCAGGCAGGCCCGGCGCCCATCGCCAGCGAGGCCCTGCAGCGCATCGCCGAGCTCTATCACGTCGAGGCTACGATCCGGTGCCGGCCCCCGGATGAGCGCCATGCCACGCGCCGGGAGAAGAGCAGGCCGATCATCGAGGCCCTCGAGCCGTGGCTGCGGGCGAAGCTGGCGCTGATCAGCCAGAAGACCAAGCTCGCCGAGGCGATCCGCTATGCGCTCTCGCGCTGGGAGGGCCTCACCCTGTTCCTTGATGACGGCCGCGTCGAGCTGGACAACAACATCGTGGAGCGCTCCATCCGACCCCTGGCCCTCACCCGGAAGAATGCGCTCTTCGCCGGTTCCGACGGCGGCGCCGAACACTGGGCCGTCATCGCCTCGCTGGTCGAGACCTGCAAGCTCAACGACATCGACCCCCAGGCCTACCTCGCGGACGTCATCACCCGCATCGTCAACGGCCATCCCAACAGCCGCATCGACGACCTCATGCCATGGGCCTACCCAGCACAGCGGATCCTCAGCAACGTGGCCTGACGACGACGCTTACGCATAAGGCGCCGGACCGCTCGGATAGTTACCCCGCTGAACGTCCAGAGACTCATGCCG belongs to Xanthobacter autotrophicus Py2 and includes:
- a CDS encoding transposase IS66 (PFAM: transposase IS66~KEGG: bja:bll2159 putative transposase); amino-acid sequence: MASLSTELPRDPETLQAMLIARDAEIERLRQIIKELQRHRFGRRAETLPEDQLLLALEEAEQIEAAGFAASEEQVPAEKAERVAKRRANRGALPAHLPRIETVVDIESDICPCCSGKLHRISEDVAERLDMVPAQFRVLVVRRPKYACRSCADVVVQAPAPARLIEGGLPTEATVAHVLVSKYADHLPLYRQSQIYARQAIALDRSTLADWVGRAAFLLRPVHERLLAVLKTSPKLFADETTAPVLDPGRGRTKTGQLFAYARDDRPWGRADPPAVAYVYAPDRKAERPVAHLDGFTGILQVDGYGGYKALAGRNTVKLAFCWAHVRRRFYELAQAGPAPIASEALQRIAELYHVEATIRCRPPDERHATRREKSRPIIEALEPWLRAKLALISQKTKLAEAIRYALSRWEGLTLFLDDGRVELDNNIVERSIRPLALTRKNALFAGSDGGAEHWAVIASLVETCKLNDIDPQAYLADVITRIVNGHPNSRIDDLMPWAYPAQRILSNVA